One window from the genome of Solea solea chromosome 2, fSolSol10.1, whole genome shotgun sequence encodes:
- the LOC131448511 gene encoding tubulin alpha chain-like, whose product MRECISIHVGQAGVQMGNTCWELYCLEHGIMPDGQMPEKSERGNDSSFTTFFSNTGSGKYVPRAVFVDLEPTVIDEVRTGMYRQLFHPEQLISGKEDAANNYARGHYTIGKELIDNVLDRIRKLSEQCRGLQGFLVFHSFGGGTGSGFTSLLMERLSVDFGKKSKLEFAIYPAPQVSTAVVEPYNSILTTHTTLEHSDCAFMVDNEAIYDICRRNLDIGRPSYTNLNRLISQIVSSITASLRFDGALNVDLTEFQTNLVPYPRIHFPLATYAPVISAEKAYHEQLSVADITNSCFEPANQMVKCDPRHGKYMACCLLYRGDVVPKDVNTAIAAIKTKRSIQFVDWCPTGFKVGINYQPPTVVPGGDLAQVQRAVCMLSNTTAIAEAWARLDHKFDLMYAKRAFVHWYVGEGMEEGEFSEAREDMAALEKDYEEVGIDSFEEEEDEEGEEY is encoded by the exons ATG CGTGAATGCATCTCTATCCATGTCGGCCAGGCCGGCGTCCAGATGGGGAACACCTGCTGGGAGCTCTACTGTCTGGAGCATGGCATCATGCCGGACGGACAGATGCCCGAGAAGAGTGAAAGAGGCAACGACTCCTCCTTCACCACCTTCTTCAGTAACACCGGTTCAGGGAAATATGTCCCCAGAGCAGTCTTCGTTGACCTGGAGCCAACGGTCATAG ATGAGGTGCGCACAGGAATGTACCGCCAACTCTTTCACCCTGAGCAGCTGATCTCAGGAAAAGAGGACGCAGCCAATAACTACGCTCGCGGTCACTACACCATCGGTAAAGAGCTGATCGACAACGTCCTGGACAGAATCCGCAAACTG TCTGAGCAGTGCCGTGGTCTCCAAGGATTCCTGGTCTTTCACTCTTTCGGTGGAGGCACTGGCTCCGGTTTCACATCCTTGTTGATGGAGAGACTCTCTGTTGACTTTGGCAAGAAGTCAAAACTCGAGTTTGCCATCTACCCAGCGCCACAGGTTTCTACTGCAGTTGTTGAACCTTACAACTCCATCCTGACCACCCACACCACTCTGGAGCACTCCGACTGTGCCTTCATGGTGGACAACGAGGCCATCTACGACATCTGCCGCAGAAACCTGGACATCGGACGCCCATCCTACACCAACCTCAACCGGCTAATCAGCCAGATCGTGTCTTCGATCACGGCCTCGCTGCGTTTTGACGGAGCCCTGAACGTCGACCTGACAGAGTTCCAGACCAACTTGGTGCCCTACCCTCGTATCCACTTCCCTCTGGCCACCTACGCCCCGGTCATCTCCGCCGAGAAAGCCTACCACGAGCAGCTGTCTGTGGCTGACATCACCAACTCCTGCTTTGAGCCGGCCAACCAGATGGTGAAGTGCGACCCCCGTCACGGTAAATACATGGCCTGCTGTCTGCTGTACCGTGGCGATGTGGTGCCCAAAGACGTGAACACCGCCATCGCAGCCATCAAGACCAAGCGCAGCATCCAGTTTGTGGACTGGTGCCCCACTGGCTTCAAGGTCGGCATCAACTATCAGCCTCCGACTGTGGTTCCCGGTGGAGACCTGGCCCAGGTGCAGAGGGCCGTGTGCATGCTGAGCAACACTACAGCCATCGCTGAGGCTTGGGCCCGTCTTGACCACAAGTTTGACCTCATGTACGCCAAGAGAGCCTTCGTCCACTGGTATGTTGGAGAAGGCATGGAAGAGGGCGAGTTCTCTGAGGCCAGAGAAGACATGGCAGCTCTGGAGAAGGATTACGAAGAGGTGGGCATTGACTCAtttgaagaggaagaggatgaggaaggagaagaaTATTAA
- the nxpe3 gene encoding NXPE family member 3 → MGPDHRRPEEVTMCRNPSKYALVFLSLALFGLIFLLGNIRTVEKWNCNRISTLDQLQRTFQTSFVHAPTFHNNSSFCAHMGQKPSPEEKLEERYLLDSIAWPGPRTSSNPAPLRLTSDPVHSLFAILPNKGKKEWCVGDQLEVLVQMHDFQGRPKHYGGDFLLARLHTPELGAGVAGKVLDHRNGFYSALFPLLWEGSAQVEITMVHSSEAITVLKRLREKRPDRVFFKSLFRVGYLVETTVCNMCLPPDDKPLCNFTDLYTGEPWFCYKPKMLGCDTRINHSKGGYLEHLITNKEALLFQSGVNIKVQIHASGPDRVTVLPPKKDKVEVKKGGSVKSDAVKVVPSGYYYGDSWRQLGGVKMHQFNNSSATQCLKDKMIYLYGDSTARQWFEYLVTFLPELKEFDLHSPKNVGPYMAVDSTHNILLNYRCHGPPIRFTGVTSSELRYVSNELDGLAGGPNTVVVLSIWSHFSTFPVEVYIRRLRHIRRALAQLLDRAPGTLVVIRSANLQVLDQQVSLFNSDWYSLQLNKVLRAMFKGMSVMVVDAWQMTSAHHLPHALHPPQAIIKNMVDLLLSYICP, encoded by the exons aTGGGGCCTGATCATAGGAGACCGGAGGAAGTCACCATGTGTCGAAACCCGTCCAAATATGCCCTCGTCTTTCTCTCCCTTGCCCTGTTCGGACTCATCTTTCTACTTGGCAACATCCGCACTGTGGAG AAGTGGAACTGTAACAGGATTTCCACCCTCGACCAGCTACAGCGCACGTTCCAAACCTCCTTCGTCCATGCCCCCACTTTTCATAACAACAGTTCCTTCTGTGCTCACATGGGTCAGAAACCCTCGCCTGAAGAAAAACTCGAGGAGCGCTACCTGTTGGACTCCATTGCCTGGCCCGGACCTCGGACTTCCTCCAATCCAGCACCCTTGCGTCTGACGAGCGACCCGGTGCACAGTCTGTTTGCCATCCTCCCCAACAAAGGAAAGAAGGAGTGGTGCGTTGGCGACCAGCTGGAGGTCCTCGTCCAAATGCATGACTTCCAGGGTCGCCCCAAGCACTACGGTGGAGATTTCCTTTTGGCCAGGCTGCACACTCCGGAGCTTGGTGCAGGTGTTGCTGGTAAAGTGTTGGACCACAGGAATGGATTTTATTCTGCGCTCTTCCCGCTACTTTGGGAGGGATCTGCACAGGTGGAGATTACGATGGTTCACTCCAGTGAGGCGATCACAGTGCTGAAACGGCTGAGGGAAAAGCGGCCTGACCGGGTGTTTTTTAAGAGCCTTTTCCGCGTGGGATACCTGGTTGAAACCACCGTGTGTAACATGTGCCTGCCTCCTGATGATAAGCCACTGTGCAACTTCACAGACCTTTACACTGGCGAGCCCTGGTTCTGCTACAAGCCCAAAATGCTCGGCTGTGACACCAGAATCAACCACTCGAAAGGAGGCTACCTGGAACACCTCATCACAAACAAAGAGGCTTTACTCTTCCAGAG tggcGTGAACatcaaagtacaaatacatgcTTCAGGACCTGACAGAGTTACAGTGCTGCCTCCTAAGAAAG ACAAAGTGGAGGTGAAGAAGGGCGGCAGTGTAAAATCAGATGCCGTTAAGGTCGTACCATCTGGATATTACTACGGGGACTCGTGGAGGCAGCTGGGCGGAGTTAAAATGCATCAGTTCAACAATTCCTCTGCCACTCAGTGTTTGAAGGACAAGATGATCTACTTGTACGGAGACTCCACCGCCAGGCAGTGGTTTGAGTACCTTGTTACTTTTCTCCCAG AGCTGAAGGAGTTCGACCTGCACAGTCCTAAAAATGTCGGGCCTTACATGGCGGTGGACAGCACTCACAACATTCTCTTGAATTATCGCTGCCACGGCCCGCCCATCCGATTCACCGGCGTCACATCCAGCGAGTTGAGGTACGTGTCCAATGAGCTGGATGGCCTCGCTGGGGGTCCCAACACAGTCGTGGTCCTCAGCATCTGGTCCCATTTCAGCACCTTTCCCGTTGAGGTGTACATACGGCGGCTACGCCACATTCGGCGGGCGCTGGCACAACTTTTGGACCGAGCACCGGGGACGCTGGTCGTGATCCGCTCAGCCAACCTCCAAGTCTTGGACCAACAAGTGAGCCTGTTCAACAGCGACTGGTATTCGCTGCAGCTGAATAAGGTCCTTAGGGCCATGTTTAAGGGAATGAGTGTTATGGTGGTGGATGCCTGGCAAATGACTTCAGCACATCACCTCCCCCACGCCCTCCATCCACCCCAAGCCATTATCAAGAACATGGTAGACCTGCTTCTGTCCTACATTTGCCCATAG